Proteins encoded within one genomic window of Brassica rapa cultivar Chiifu-401-42 chromosome A09, CAAS_Brap_v3.01, whole genome shotgun sequence:
- the LOC103836858 gene encoding ammonium transporter 1 member 2: protein MDIAATTCSAKDLAVLLSSSNSTSSLAAATFLCSQFSNISNKLSDTTYAVDNTYLLFSAYLVFAMQLGFAMLCAGSVRAKNTMNIMLTNVLDAAAGAISYYLFGFAFAFGTPSNGFIGRHHSYFALSSYPERPGADFSFFLYQWAFAIAAAGITSGSIAERTQFVAYLIYSSFLTGFVYPTVSHWFWSTDGWASASRSDNNLLFGSGAIDFAGSGVVHMVGGIAGLWGALIEGPRIGRFDRLGRSVALRGHSASLVVLGTFLLWFGWYGFNPGSFLTILKGYEKSRPYYGQWSAVGRTAVTTTLAGCTSALTTLFSKRLLAGHWNVIDVCNGLLGGFAAITSGCAVVEPWAAIVCGFVASWVLIGFNFLAKKLKYDDPLEAAQLHGGCGAWGVIFTGLFATKRYVNEVYSGDGDRPYGLLMGGGGKLLAAQFVQIVVIIGWVSVTMGPLFYGLHKMNLLRISREDEMAGMDMTRHGGFAYAYNDEEDVSVKPWGKVGPTSQSSTPTPQPLTA, encoded by the exons ATGGACATCGCAGCCACCACCTGTTCCGCCAAGGATCTCGCCGTCCTCCTATCTTCTTCTAACTCTACTTCTTCCCTCGCTGCGGCAACCTTTCTATGCTCCCAATTCTCCAACATCTCCAACAAACTCTCCGACACAACTTACGCCGTGGACAACACGTATCTTCTCTTCTCCGCCTACCTAGTCTTCGCTATGCAGCTCGGTTTCGCCATGCTCTGCGCCGGCTCAGTCCGAGCCAAGAACACTATGAACATCATGCTCACCAACGTCCTCGACGCGGCCGCTGGAGCCATCTCTTACTATCTCTTCGGATTCGCATTCGCCTTCGGAACACCGTCCAACGGCTTCATCGGCCGCCACCATAGCTATTTCGCCTTGAGCTCTTATCCCGAACGCCCCGGCGccgactttagtttcttcctctaCCAATGGGCTTTCGCTATAGCCGCGGCGGGAATCACCAGCGGCTCCATCGCTGAGCGAACTCAGTTCGTTGCGTACCTTATCTACTCTTCTTTCTTGACCGGTTTTGTCTACCCGACCGTTTCGCACTGGTTTTGGTCGACTGATGGATGGGCCAGCGCGTCGAGATCCGACAACAATCTCTTGTTCGGATCAGGCGCTATTGATTTCGCGGGGTCGGGAGTTGTTCACATGGTGGGCGGGATTGCCGGTCTTTGGGGAGCATTAATCGAAGGACCGAGAATAGGTCGGTTCGACCGGTTGGGCCGGTCGGTTGCTTTACGTGGTCACAGTGCGTCCCTTGTCGTGCTTGGTACCTTCTTGTTGTGGTTTGGATGGTACGGATTCAACCCTGGTTCCTTTTTGACTATTCTAAAAGGATACGAAAAGTCTCGGCCGTACTACGGACAGTGGAGCGCTGTAGGCCGTACTGCGGTCACCACAACACTTGCTGGCTGTACTTCCGCTTTGACCACTCTGTTCAGTAAACGTCTCCTTGCAG GTCACTGGAACGTCATTGATGTTTGCAACGGATTGCTAGGTGGCTTTGCGGCGATCACCTCGGGATGCGCCGTGGTGGAGCCTTGGGCTGCTATAGTATGTGGATTCGTGGCGTCATGGGTATTGATCGGGTTTAACTTCCTCGCCAAGAAACTCAAGTATGACGATCCGCTTGAGGCCGCTCAACTCCACGGGGGATGCGGAGCATGGGGAGTGATCTTTACCGGACTGTTTGCTACCAAAAGATACGTCAACGAGGTTTACTCTGGTGATGGTGATAGGCCTTATGGTTTGCTGATGGGTGGGGGAGGAAAACTGCTCGCCGCACAGTTCGTTCAGATCGTTGTGATCATTGGGTGGGTGTCAGTGACGATGGGGCCATTGTTCTACGGTTTGCATAAGATGAATCTCTTGAGGATATCAAGAGAGGACGAGATGGCCGGGATGGACATGACGCGTCACGGTGGCTTTGCTTACGCCTACAACGATGAGGAAGACGTGTCGGTTAAACCGTGGGGAAAAGTGGGACCCACAAGCCAGAGTTCGACTCCTACACCACAGCCCTTAACTGCTTGA